In one window of Zingiber officinale cultivar Zhangliang chromosome 11A, Zo_v1.1, whole genome shotgun sequence DNA:
- the LOC122030866 gene encoding GPI-anchored protein LLG1-like, with the protein MDLIPNIRLPTVLLLVVAVSVADSTFISDNVLGSRGSAGRSLLQAQTSCPIDFENLNYTIITSKCKGPQYPANFCCTAFKEFACPYVDQLNDAANDCATTMFSYINLYGKYPPGLFASECREGKEGLACDALPPGLESAADASFTTTIRYFTSLVLLFSGIIISLYW; encoded by the exons ATGGATTTGATTCCCAACATTCGCTTGCCCACCGTTCTTCTCCTCGTCGTAGCGGTGTCGGTTGCCGATTCCACCTTCATCTCAG ATAATGTGCTCGGGTCGCGTGGATCTGCCGGGCGGAGTTTGCTTCAGGCTCAAACGA GTTGCCCCATCGACTTTGAAAACTTGAACTACACGATCATCACCAGTAAGTGCAAGGGTCCACAATACCCTGCTAACTTCTGTTGTACTGCCTTCAAGGAATTTGCATGCCCCTATGTGGATCAGTTGAATGATGCCGCAAATGACTGTGCCACGACCATGTTCAGTTACATTAACCTCTATGGAAAGTATCCTCCAGGCCTTTTTGCCAGTGAATGCCGTGAAGGCAAGGAAGGCCTCGCTTGCGATGCTCTTCCCCCAGGATTGGAGAGTGCTGCTGATGCAAGCTTCACCACAACAATTCGATACTTCACTTCTCTTGTTCTGCTCTTTTCTGGAATTATAATATCCCTTTATTGGTGA